One window from the genome of Glycine soja cultivar W05 chromosome 12, ASM419377v2, whole genome shotgun sequence encodes:
- the LOC114379638 gene encoding cyanogenic beta-glucosidase-like produces MYELSMFSDTCFECKLPVLMYNFHLWHAEKKIKDVSNGDVLDDSYHRYKEDIGIMKYMNLDAYRFSISWSRVLPKGKLSAGVNHEGVNYYNNLINELMANGLQPYVSLFHWDVPQALEDEYGGFLSPHIV; encoded by the exons ATGTATGAGTTGAGTATGTTCTCTGATACATGCTTTGAGTGTAAATTGCCCGTTTTAATGTATAATTTCCACTTATGGcatgcagaaaaaaaaataaaagatgtaaGTAATGGAGATGTATTAGACGACTCATATCATCGGTATAAG GAGGATATTGGAATCATGAAGTATATGAATTTGGATGCTTATAGATTTTCCATTTCATGGTCTAGGGTACTACCGA AAGGAAAGCTTAGTGCAGGTGTAAACCATGAAGGAGTAAACTACTACAACAACCTCATCAATGAGCTCATGGCTAATG GTCTGCAACCATATGTGAGCCTTTTCCATTGGGACGTTCCCCAAGCCTTAGAGGATGAGTATGGTGGTTTTTTAAGTCCTCACATTGTGTAA